In a single window of the uncultured Erythrobacter sp. genome:
- a CDS encoding spermidine synthase gives MLQRELIDSTQIEDGVCLELYRHGTDFMIVLGRNELMSTRMRFSEEQLAQLTIERLGKDNARLLIGGYGMGFTYRAAAARLGEKAQIVVAEISDAIIDWAKGPMAELTGEGLSDPRLDLKICDVAALIDDANDGTCAKFDAILLDVDNGPDGIVRDANNRIYSRTGLAKARDALMPGGILAVWSAGPDPAFAKRLRDTGLEIVEWNVRSRPNKKGAHHIIWFAQKS, from the coding sequence ATGCTCCAGCGCGAACTGATCGACAGCACCCAGATCGAGGACGGCGTCTGCCTCGAACTCTACCGCCACGGCACCGATTTCATGATCGTGCTGGGGCGTAACGAGCTGATGAGCACGCGGATGCGCTTCTCGGAAGAACAGCTGGCGCAGCTCACCATCGAGCGGCTGGGTAAGGACAATGCGCGCCTGTTGATCGGCGGCTACGGCATGGGCTTCACCTACCGCGCCGCTGCCGCACGGCTGGGCGAAAAGGCGCAGATCGTCGTCGCCGAAATCTCCGACGCGATCATTGACTGGGCCAAAGGGCCGATGGCGGAACTGACGGGGGAGGGCCTGTCGGACCCGCGCCTCGATCTGAAAATCTGCGATGTCGCCGCTTTGATCGATGACGCGAATGATGGCACCTGCGCCAAGTTCGATGCGATCCTGCTTGATGTCGACAATGGCCCGGACGGGATCGTGCGCGATGCCAACAACCGGATCTATTCGCGCACCGGCCTCGCCAAGGCGCGCGATGCTCTCATGCCGGGCGGCATTCTGGCGGTGTGGTCAGCCGGGCCCGATCCCGCCTTTGCCAAGCGCCTGCGCGATACCGGGCTCGAAATCGTGGAATGGAACGTCCGCTCACGCCCCAACAAAAAGGGCGCGCATCACATCATCTGGTTCGCTCAGAAGTCGTAG